The Methanolacinia petrolearia DSM 11571 genome has a segment encoding these proteins:
- a CDS encoding potassium channel family protein, whose translation MRVIIVGATALGMDLAEVLIKNNCEVIFIVREEKLAKDLSESLDCTVINAEGTRPDILEKAEIDKADAIVACTSHDQDNILVGVIAKGYKVPEIIIMTEDVQFMTVAKKLGFHHVVNPPQATAAIVYHTLRGIDTIELSTMMRGDVRFISVFAPLKFAGMKLSGIALPKRSAFIGVYRDDLFMAYTEDPEIKEGDEVLIVSRLDEVNGIYEMFRPVEEEEKKEQPSQ comes from the coding sequence TTGAGAGTAATCATTGTAGGCGCAACCGCCCTCGGTATGGACCTTGCGGAGGTGCTGATAAAGAATAACTGCGAGGTGATTTTCATTGTCAGGGAGGAGAAGCTTGCCAAAGACCTGTCAGAGAGCCTTGATTGCACCGTGATAAATGCCGAAGGAACAAGGCCCGATATCCTGGAAAAGGCCGAGATCGACAAGGCCGATGCGATCGTCGCCTGCACCTCTCACGACCAGGACAATATACTTGTCGGTGTCATTGCAAAGGGCTACAAGGTCCCGGAGATCATCATAATGACAGAGGACGTCCAGTTCATGACCGTCGCGAAAAAACTGGGATTCCATCATGTCGTAAACCCTCCGCAGGCTACAGCCGCGATCGTCTATCATACACTCCGGGGAATCGACACCATAGAACTCTCTACAATGATGAGGGGCGACGTCAGGTTCATCAGCGTCTTCGCACCCCTAAAATTCGCGGGGATGAAATTGTCCGGGATCGCCCTGCCGAAGAGGAGTGCATTCATCGGCGTATACAGGGACGATCTTTTCATGGCTTATACGGAGGACCCTGAAATAAAAGAGGGCGACGAAGTTCTGATCGTATCAAGACTCGACGAGGTCAACGGGATCTACGAGATGTTCCGGCCCGTTGAAGAAGAGGAAAAAAAGGAGCAGCCTTCCCAATAA
- a CDS encoding TrkH family potassium uptake protein → MYELVSPVDLSVVLKYTGRLMMAIAVVLAVPMAMAIVFMESYTAAVYGLTAVLVACGGFILVKVLPDGELRWKESLVIAAIIFPFIALLNAFPFALSTGMSLSDSFFEAVSGITTTGLSVAPADVGPVFLFARSWLQWVGGIGIVILVLSVLVQPGTSAFRLFSANVGENRIGPNVMATARILVKIYLIITAIAFILLLLSGMPVFDSICHALSAVSTGGFSTGSDSIASFPGFFIPLVIAAGFLMGAIDFGLYTRISGGLSGLKEIISDIQFRYFVVVLVAGFLFLLFTMSEGMSFTEALSASAFQAASALSTAGFSTVDIGALSDSSKAVLTVLMWIGGCTGSTAGGIKIMRLVILFAIVYLVFIRFFLPKEALTPLKVGGDVVEPDQIYHILTYVILYVLVILVSGFIFMLHGIGTGDAFFEVSSALGTVGLSTGITGSGMPDLMKWTLIVDMVLGRIEIIPVCILLFPRTWIRR, encoded by the coding sequence ATGTACGAACTGGTCTCCCCGGTCGATCTCTCCGTTGTCCTGAAATATACCGGCAGGCTCATGATGGCCATAGCTGTCGTTCTTGCGGTCCCGATGGCGATGGCCATAGTTTTCATGGAGTCTTACACCGCCGCTGTCTACGGTCTCACTGCCGTTCTTGTGGCCTGCGGCGGCTTTATTCTCGTAAAAGTCCTTCCTGACGGGGAGCTCCGGTGGAAGGAGTCGCTCGTGATTGCGGCGATAATATTCCCTTTCATCGCTCTCCTGAACGCCTTCCCGTTCGCCCTTTCGACCGGCATGAGCCTCTCCGATTCATTCTTCGAGGCGGTATCGGGAATAACGACGACCGGACTCTCCGTCGCTCCTGCCGATGTCGGCCCTGTCTTTCTGTTTGCAAGATCGTGGCTGCAGTGGGTCGGCGGAATCGGGATTGTCATCCTTGTTCTCAGTGTCCTCGTCCAGCCGGGGACGAGTGCATTCCGCCTTTTCTCCGCGAATGTCGGTGAGAACAGGATCGGGCCCAATGTGATGGCCACGGCCCGCATACTTGTAAAGATCTACCTGATTATTACGGCGATCGCCTTTATCCTTCTCCTTCTTTCCGGGATGCCCGTATTCGATTCGATATGCCATGCGTTGTCGGCCGTATCCACTGGAGGATTTTCAACCGGTTCCGATTCAATCGCATCCTTTCCCGGTTTCTTCATCCCGCTTGTGATAGCCGCCGGCTTCCTGATGGGTGCGATCGACTTTGGACTCTATACCAGAATTTCAGGGGGATTAAGCGGGCTGAAGGAAATAATCTCCGATATCCAGTTCAGGTATTTCGTCGTAGTACTCGTCGCAGGATTTCTCTTTCTCCTCTTCACAATGTCGGAGGGCATGTCTTTTACTGAAGCGCTATCTGCTTCCGCATTTCAGGCAGCATCTGCACTATCTACAGCCGGATTTTCGACAGTCGACATAGGAGCTCTTTCGGACAGCTCGAAAGCCGTTCTTACCGTGCTCATGTGGATCGGCGGGTGTACAGGCTCGACGGCAGGCGGAATCAAAATAATGAGGCTCGTAATCCTCTTTGCCATAGTGTATCTCGTCTTCATCAGATTCTTCCTGCCGAAGGAGGCCCTGACGCCACTGAAGGTGGGCGGGGATGTCGTAGAACCCGATCAGATCTATCATATCCTCACATATGTAATCCTCTACGTTCTCGTCATTCTTGTTTCCGGGTTCATTTTCATGCTTCACGGAATCGGCACCGGCGACGCGTTCTTCGAGGTTTCGAGTGCCCTCGGAACGGTCGGACTTTCGACCGGAATTACAGGGTCGGGGATGCCCGATTTAATGAAATGGACACTGATCGTCGACATGGTTCTCGGGAGGATCGAAATTATACCAGTATGTATATTGCTCTTCCCGCGAACATGGATCAGGAGGTAA
- a CDS encoding C1 family peptidase gives MKYIGHIILVLCILSLILSYFVITSPQEDSDTCSSCSDPYGMYIDGVSLTTMLSGDPDVFRSVDPLDIEKAVDISIYEMADSIRLADLNDDVVTTDQSSDKTDEVSTDFQTKIVLALQEANRNTPRYSAREYSGSTPDSYSLLEKFAYVPEEWDQTGGSPEHCGNCWVWADTGALQMELYRQKGISDPLSVQYFTSAYHNGTGIWACYGGSPVWFADFYNITGRAVPLGNMNATFADSAVRSENGESTSVPASDIQVDPYYPIEEMHAEMIATNALYEERDISNETAIDSIKSALISGSAVVIIYTPDDWDPFMDFWENETESAVFTPESTQGATGNDGGHAMLILGYNDTDPDERYWTVLNSWGAPDNRPDGTFRLDMDLDYSMQNPDGVNSFEFYVQNVTWGDFTSL, from the coding sequence ATGAAATATATCGGGCATATTATTCTGGTCTTATGCATCTTATCCCTAATACTCTCATATTTTGTAATAACATCCCCGCAGGAAGATTCCGATACATGCTCGTCATGCTCAGATCCTTACGGAATGTATATAGACGGGGTCAGCCTCACCACTATGCTCTCCGGAGATCCGGATGTATTCAGGTCTGTCGACCCGCTGGATATCGAAAAGGCTGTGGACATCAGCATATACGAGATGGCCGACAGTATCCGGCTGGCCGACCTGAATGATGATGTAGTAACTACGGATCAGTCATCTGATAAAACCGATGAAGTTTCGACGGATTTCCAGACGAAGATCGTACTTGCACTGCAGGAGGCAAACAGGAACACGCCGCGATATTCTGCACGGGAGTACTCCGGCAGCACTCCCGACAGTTATTCTCTCCTCGAGAAATTTGCATACGTCCCTGAGGAATGGGACCAGACCGGAGGATCGCCCGAACACTGTGGGAACTGCTGGGTATGGGCAGATACCGGCGCCCTCCAGATGGAGCTGTACAGGCAGAAAGGTATCAGCGATCCCCTCTCAGTCCAGTATTTCACATCGGCATACCACAACGGAACAGGGATCTGGGCCTGCTACGGCGGGAGTCCGGTCTGGTTTGCAGATTTCTATAACATAACAGGCAGGGCTGTCCCCCTGGGCAACATGAACGCAACTTTTGCGGATTCCGCAGTCAGGTCCGAGAACGGCGAATCCACTTCGGTTCCGGCGTCTGACATTCAGGTTGACCCGTATTATCCAATCGAAGAGATGCATGCCGAAATGATAGCAACAAATGCGCTCTACGAAGAACGGGATATCTCAAATGAAACCGCGATCGACTCGATTAAATCTGCACTCATCTCCGGCAGTGCGGTCGTTATAATCTATACCCCTGACGACTGGGATCCTTTTATGGACTTCTGGGAGAATGAAACGGAATCCGCTGTTTTCACGCCTGAATCCACTCAGGGTGCAACAGGAAACGACGGCGGGCATGCCATGCTTATCCTCGGATACAACGACACGGATCCCGATGAGAGATACTGGACGGTATTGAACAGCTGGGGAGCTCCTGACAACAGGCCGGACGGGACGTTCAGGCTGGATATGGACCTCGATTATTCCATGCAGAACCCGGACGGGGTAAATTCCTTTGAATTCTATGTTCAGAACGTAACCTGGGGAGATTTTACAAGCCTTTGA
- a CDS encoding DUF2115 domain-containing protein encodes MQVQPPDTKRNPPEERIEDAVAKLRAAGTKGELAEAIASEIIKYSLYELQVIGGKVRQEIDKLPSPYREKVRPFFQQQLFDVYNRLMSMQRSGGFSRMKGKIDDPALFAEFLDAVPAGCLKDPEHSGTDFNFGDPIKSLFYYLLCCFTMFVMDEPGHPVGTPFPGGFIVEKRADGYYCPIRDKEEEVPFSICNFCPAKQMEGV; translated from the coding sequence ATGCAGGTACAGCCGCCGGACACAAAGAGAAATCCGCCAGAGGAGAGAATTGAGGATGCAGTCGCAAAACTGCGGGCCGCAGGCACGAAAGGCGAACTTGCGGAAGCCATAGCCTCGGAGATAATAAAATATTCACTTTATGAACTCCAGGTTATCGGGGGAAAAGTCCGGCAGGAGATCGACAAACTTCCCTCTCCCTACCGCGAGAAGGTCCGCCCGTTCTTCCAGCAGCAGTTATTCGATGTATACAACCGGCTTATGTCGATGCAGAGGTCAGGTGGTTTTTCCAGGATGAAAGGGAAGATCGATGACCCTGCCCTTTTCGCGGAATTTCTCGATGCGGTCCCTGCCGGGTGCCTTAAGGACCCCGAACACAGCGGTACGGATTTTAACTTCGGCGACCCGATCAAATCGCTCTTTTATTACCTCCTCTGCTGCTTTACGATGTTCGTAATGGACGAGCCCGGCCATCCTGTGGGTACACCCTTCCCCGGAGGATTCATAGTTGAAAAAAGAGCCGACGGGTATTACTGCCCGATCCGCGACAAGGAGGAGGAAGTCCCGTTTTCGATCTGCAACTTCTGCCCTGCAAAACAGATGGAAGGGGTTTGA
- a CDS encoding helix-turn-helix transcriptional regulator: protein MKNRIKVYRAMHDMTQEELAEKIRVTRKTINSIERGKYNPSIEVAFKIAKIFRVPVEKIFFFEDETPEDVIEDPSSPD, encoded by the coding sequence ATGAAGAACAGGATTAAGGTCTACCGTGCGATGCACGATATGACCCAGGAAGAACTTGCCGAAAAGATCCGTGTTACAAGGAAAACCATCAATTCAATCGAAAGGGGGAAGTATAACCCCTCAATTGAGGTTGCCTTTAAAATTGCAAAGATATTCAGGGTCCCGGTCGAGAAGATATTCTTTTTTGAAGACGAAACCCCGGAAGACGTGATTGAAGATCCTTCATCGCCCGATTGA